The window TGAACTGCATTTCTTCTACTTGGCTAAGCTCTCCTAACCAGTATTTTTCAAGCCAAATTTCTAAAGTTTTTAATGCCATGATCATTTATTTTTTGCATGCTAGCTTTCAAATATTTTCTTGAGCGATATAAATCAGTTTTAACTTGTGACTCTGAAATTTCCAAAGTCTCTGCAATTTCCTGATAACTATTCCCCTCTACTTCTCTTAATATGAAGACTGTTTTTTGCTTCTCGCTAAGTTGCTCTAAAACGTCTTGCAATATTTTCCATTGGTCTTGCCAAACAGAAATTGTGCCTGGATCTTGACCAAAAGTCTTTTCTAACTTGAGTGAATCTTGATGCTTTTGAACTGTCTTTTGCTTTCTAAGTCTATCAAGGCAAATGTTTTTTACAATTTGCATCCCCCAAGCTTCAGGGTTTTCCACCCTATCCCAATCCGATCTTTTATCCCAAATCTTAATTAAAGCCTCTTGAACTGCATCTTTAGCCTCTTCTTCATCTTTCATGTAAAAGAAGCTGAAGCGATAAAGCTTATTCTTTTGACTCAGGTAAATATTTTTAAAATAGTTCTCTTCGTTCATTTCATGTGTTTAAAAATGTTATTCATCGGCCACATGGAACTTGACAAAATAAAAGAGTGAAATTCTTAATTCTTTTTAAACTCTCGTTTTGTTTCGTTTCATAAAGTAGATGCACAAGTGAATTAAAAGTTACAGCAAGTTGAAGTATTTTTTTAAATCTTATCCTACAACGATATAATTTATTGATTTTCAGTTAATTAATTTTATTAAAAATATTAAAATTAATTTAGATAGTGTCAGGAATAGTAGAATCCGCTATATTCAGATATATTTATCTGTATTATGAGATCGATTTTTTGTCTATTAGCGATTAGCCTATTTACTAATTTTATGATATATTCTCAGGAAAGAGAAAATCATCTAATCTTCTGGGAGAAATTAGAAGCACATTGTGGAAAAGCATATGCCGGAGAAGTAGTAACCGCTCCAGTTCCTGAAGATTTTCAAAAGAAAGATCTAATCATTCATTTTAAGTCATGTGGGGAAGGGCAAATAAGAATCCCCTTTGTAGTAGGTGAGAACAGGTCAAGAACCTGGGTTTTTACATTAAGCGATCGCAATATTGAATTAAAACACGATCACAGAAATAAAGATGGAAGTCCTGCGGAAATAACTATGTACGGAGGTACCAGCCCTAATACAGGTTTTGAACAAATGCAGTATTTCCCAGCAGATCAACAAACAGTAGATATGATTCCATATGCTGCTGGCAATGTATGGTGGGTTAGTATTTCAGATTCAGTATTTACTTATAACCTTAGAAGAGTTAGCAGTGATGCCCCAATCCGATTAGAATTTGATTTAACTCAAGAAGTAGAAGCACCTGCATCACCCTGGGGTTGGGAATAATCCGAAATTGTCAGCTGGCTTACAAAGAATAGTCCTTCTTACTGTAACCTAAACTTCAATTAGGGAGTGTACTAGTTTTATCAATAAATAAAAGATAAAACTTAATATGGATTATAATCAAGCACTCTTAAAACCTTTCAAACTAGGAGACTTAGAATTAAAGAATAGAGTTGTAATGGCTCCAATGACCAGAAGCAGAGCAGATAACGAGCAAAAAGCTGCGAATGCTGAATTACAGGGACTGTATTACAAACAACGTGCTTCTGCAGGATTAATCATTACAGAGGGCTCTCAGATATCAGAAAAAGCGGTTGGATATATTAACACTCCAGGAATTCATACTAAAGCTCAAACTGAGGGATGGAAAGAAGTTACCAAAATGGTGCATGATGAAGGAGGTAAAATATTTCTTCAATTATGGCACGTAGGTAGAATGTCTCATCCAGATTTTCATAATGGTGAACTTCCACATGCACCCTCTGCGATAAATCCAAATTCAAAATCTTATACTCCAGAAGGATTTAAAGAAACTGAAACTCCGAAGGAAATGACATTGGAGGATATCAAACAAACCATTCAGGATTTTAAAAATGCTGCAGCAAATGCTTGGGAAGCTGGATTTGATGGTGTTGAAATACATTCTTCTAACGGATACCTGTTACATCAATTCTTTAGTTCTACTTCTAATAAAAGAACTGATGAATATGGCGGTTCAAAAGAAAATAGATCAAAAATCCTATTCGAAATTATAGATGCAATTAAAGAAGTAATGCCTGAAAACAGAATTGGCTTGAGGTTAAATCCTTCTTTACATGGCATTTTTGGAATGGAATTAAATGAAGAAACAATTCCAACCTTTGATTATATAATAGAAAAATTAAATGATTACGATTTAGCTTATTTACATCTTTCTGAACCATTCAATGATGTATCAGATATAGAGTATGCGGTAACTGAAATCGCCAAAAGATATAGACCTATTTATAAAGGTAATTTGATGATCAACGCTCATTTTGATAGAGAATCAGGCAATAAAGTGATTGAAGAAGGTGATGCTGATATGGTGGCATATGGAAAACCATATATTTCAAATCCTGATTTAGTGGAACGATTTGCTGCGAAAGCTGAGCTAGCAGAATATGATACTGACACCTTCTACACCCCTGGTCATAAAGGCTATACGGACTATCCTAAATTGAAAGAAATAGAAGCATAATGAATGATAAAAAAAACCACTCCAAACTGGAGTGGTTTTTTAGTAATCGAATCAAAAAGTCCCGACTCAAGCGAATAACCATAAATAAAAATCACTTGAAGTCGGGTATTAAATAGAACCACTATTTAACTATGAAAAAGTAATTAATTCCAACCACCACCAAGCGCTTGATAAATATTAACTTTAGCATTCATTTGTTCTCTTTTCGTTTCTACTAATTCAAACTTAGATTCCAAGGCATCTCTTTGGGTTAATAGTACCTCCATATAATCTGCCCTGGCAGATTTGAATAGATTATTCGCTATCTCAATGGATTCATTCAGTGCCTGTACTTCTTGCTGTTTTAAGTCATAGCTCTTATTCAAGTTATCAACTTTGGAAAGCTGATTTTTCACTTCCATGAAAGCATTCAATACCGTTCTATCATATTCATAAACTGCTTGAATTTGCTTAGCATTGGCTGTATAATAATTCGCTTTAATTGCCCTTCTATTAATTAAGGGAGAAACTAAGTCTCCTGCCAAATTAAACAGCATCGACTCTGGAGTTTGAATTAAATAAGCAGGATTAAAAGCTTGCAATCCTATACCAGCAGAAATATCAAGAGTAGGATAAAAATTAGCTTTAGCTACTTTAATATTTAGCTTTCTAGCTGCTAATTCCAATTCTGCTCTTCTTATATCCGGTCTGTTTTCCAATAGTTGAGACGGAATACCTGCTTGAATACTGTCCGATAATATTTCTATAATATCTTGAGTACTTCTTTCAATAGGCTGTGGATATCTACCAAGCAGATAATTGATTTTATTTTCAGTCTCAATTATTTGCTGCTTAATTCCATACTGCAAAGAGCGCGTATTTAATACTTCAGCTTGAAATTTACGAACTGCTAATTCCGTAACCCTCGATGCTTGTTTTTGAAGTTTTACAATCTTTAAAGCATTAGATTGAATCTCGATATTCTGATTTAGAATTTGTAATTGATTATCTAAAGCCAGTAACTCATAATAGGAATTCGCAATTTCTGCTACCAATTGAGTGATTAAGAAATTCTTACCTTCTTGAGTTGCTAAATACTCCTTTACTGCAGATTCTTTAGCATTTCGCAATTTACGCCAAATATCAACTTCCCATGATGCAATAGCACCTAATTGAAAATCTGGAACAGGTTCCGGCATTTCTCTACCGGGTTCAATATCGGTAGTAGCCTCACTGGCTCCTTCTGGAGTATAGCGCGCTTTTTTTTCAACACCACTTCCTGCTTTAAGATCTAGGTAAGGAAGATACTCTCCCTTCCTAGCTCCTATTTCAAATTTTGCAATGGCGATTTCCTGAAACATAATATTCAATTCCTGATTTCTATTTAGCGCAGTATCAATTAAGGCCAGCAAATGTGGGTCAGAAAAGTATTCTTTCCAGTTCAGCTGAGCCATATTAGTACTGTCTTGCTTAGCACTAAATTTTTCAGGAATTGAATTATTAACCGATTTTTCTATTAATGATGGGGTTTTACAGCTTGTCATAAAAAAGACTGTAAAAACAACCCCCAATCCTATATATAATAATCTTTTATTCCTCATTTTTTATCTTGATGTTCTGTTAAAGGATATTCTTCTTCATATTTGATGAGGTGTTTACCATCTGCTAGTTTCGCAAAAATGTAGTATAAGCCAGGTACTATAATTACACCGAATACAGTACCAAATAGCATTCCTCCTAAGGCTGATGCCCCAATCGTTCTGTTACCTATTGCTCCTGCACCAGAAGCTAACACCAATGGAATTAGACCTGCAATAAAAGCGAAAGATGTCATTAAGATTGGCCTAAACCTCACTTTGGCACCTTCAATTGCTGCATTGAAAATACTGGCTCCTGCTTGTCTTTTCTGAACAGCAAACTCAACTATCAATACAGCATTTTTACCTAATAGACCAACCAACATTATCAAACCAATTTGAGCATAAATATCATTGTCCAATCCTAACATTTTAAGCAATAGGAATGAACCAAATACACCCACCGGTAGTGAAAAGAAAACAGTTAAAGGAATTATGAAACTTTCATATTGTGCTGCTAATACTAGGTAGACGAATATGAGTACGATTACGAAAATGTATAATGACTCATTTCCTCTTTGAGCCTCATCATAAGAAAGGCCTTCCCAGGCTATATCATAACCTTTTGGCAGTGTTGTACTGGCTACTTCTTTTATAGCCTCAATTGCATCTGCAGTAGTATAACCCTTTGCAGGCAAACCTCTGATTGCTGCAGAATTATACATATTATATCGAGTCACCTCATTGGGCCCTTGTTTTTTCTTAAGCGTCATAAAGGCCGAATAA is drawn from Marivirga arenosa and contains these coding sequences:
- a CDS encoding RNA polymerase sigma factor, yielding MNEENYFKNIYLSQKNKLYRFSFFYMKDEEEAKDAVQEALIKIWDKRSDWDRVENPEAWGMQIVKNICLDRLRKQKTVQKHQDSLKLEKTFGQDPGTISVWQDQWKILQDVLEQLSEKQKTVFILREVEGNSYQEIAETLEISESQVKTDLYRSRKYLKASMQKINDHGIKNFRNLA
- a CDS encoding alkene reductase; translated protein: MDYNQALLKPFKLGDLELKNRVVMAPMTRSRADNEQKAANAELQGLYYKQRASAGLIITEGSQISEKAVGYINTPGIHTKAQTEGWKEVTKMVHDEGGKIFLQLWHVGRMSHPDFHNGELPHAPSAINPNSKSYTPEGFKETETPKEMTLEDIKQTIQDFKNAAANAWEAGFDGVEIHSSNGYLLHQFFSSTSNKRTDEYGGSKENRSKILFEIIDAIKEVMPENRIGLRLNPSLHGIFGMELNEETIPTFDYIIEKLNDYDLAYLHLSEPFNDVSDIEYAVTEIAKRYRPIYKGNLMINAHFDRESGNKVIEEGDADMVAYGKPYISNPDLVERFAAKAELAEYDTDTFYTPGHKGYTDYPKLKEIEA
- a CDS encoding TolC family protein produces the protein MRNKRLLYIGLGVVFTVFFMTSCKTPSLIEKSVNNSIPEKFSAKQDSTNMAQLNWKEYFSDPHLLALIDTALNRNQELNIMFQEIAIAKFEIGARKGEYLPYLDLKAGSGVEKKARYTPEGASEATTDIEPGREMPEPVPDFQLGAIASWEVDIWRKLRNAKESAVKEYLATQEGKNFLITQLVAEIANSYYELLALDNQLQILNQNIEIQSNALKIVKLQKQASRVTELAVRKFQAEVLNTRSLQYGIKQQIIETENKINYLLGRYPQPIERSTQDIIEILSDSIQAGIPSQLLENRPDIRRAELELAARKLNIKVAKANFYPTLDISAGIGLQAFNPAYLIQTPESMLFNLAGDLVSPLINRRAIKANYYTANAKQIQAVYEYDRTVLNAFMEVKNQLSKVDNLNKSYDLKQQEVQALNESIEIANNLFKSARADYMEVLLTQRDALESKFELVETKREQMNAKVNIYQALGGGWN